In one window of Canis aureus isolate CA01 chromosome 25, VMU_Caureus_v.1.0, whole genome shotgun sequence DNA:
- the ACVR1B gene encoding activin receptor type-1B isoform X3, whose protein sequence is MVSIFNLDGMEHHVRTCIPKVELVPAGKPFYCLSSEDLRNTHCCYTDFCNKIDLRVPSGHLKESEHPSMWGPVELVGIIAGPVFLLFLIIIIVFLVINYHQRVYHNRQRLDMEDPSCEMCLSKDKTLQDLVYDLSTSGSGSGLPLFVQRTVARTIVLQEIIGKGRFGEVWRGRWRGGDVAVKIFSSREERSWFREAEIYQTVMLRHENILGFIAADNKDNGTWTQLWLVSDYHEHGSLFDYLNRYTVTIEGMIKLALSAASGLAHLHMEIVGTQGKPGIAHRDLKSKNILVKKNGMCAIADLGLAVRHDAVTDTIDIAPNQRVGTKRYMAPEVLDETINMKHFDSFKCADIYALGLVYWEIARRCNSGGVHEEYQLPYYDLVPSDPSIEEMRKVVCDQKLRPNIPNWWQSYEALRVMGKMMRECWYANGAARLTALRIKKTLSQLSVQEDVKI, encoded by the exons ATGGTTTCCATTTTCAACCTGGATGGGATGGAGCACCACGTGCGCACCTGCATCCCCAAAGTGGAGCTGGTCCCCGCTGGGAAGCCCTTCTACTGTCTGAGCTCTGAGGATCTCCGCAACACCCACTGCTGCTATACTGACTTCTGTAACAAGATCGACCTGAGGGTGCCCAGTG GTCACCTCAAGGAGTCTGAGCACCCTTCCATGTGGGGCCCCGTGGAGCTGGTAGGCATTATTGCTGGCCCAGTGTTCCTCCTGtttctcatcatcatcattgttttCCTTGTCATTAACTATCATCAGCGTGTCTATCACAACCGCCAGAGACTGGACATGGAAGATCCCTCGTGTGAGATGTGTCTCTCCAAAGACAAGACGCTCCAGGATCTTGTCTACGATCTCTCCACATCAGGGTCTGGCTCAG GGTTGCCCCTGTTCGTCCAGCGCACCGTGGCCCGAACCATCGTTTTACAGGAGATTATTGGCAAGGGCCGATTTGGGGAAGTGTGGCGCGGCCGCTGGAGGGGTGGTGATGTGGCTGTGAAGATTTTCTCTTCTCGTGAAGAACGGTCTTGGTTCCGGGAAGCAGAGATATACCAGACGGTCATGCTGCGCCACGAAAACATCCTTGGATTTATTGCTGCTGACAATAAAG ATAATGGCACCTGGACACAGCTGTGGCTCGTCTCAGACTACCATGAGCATGGCTCCCTGTTTGATTATCTTAACCGATACACGGTGACGATCGAGGGGATGATTAAGCTGGCCTTGTCTGCGGCTAGCGGGCTAGCACACCTGCACATGGAGATCGTGGGTACCCAAG GGAAGCCTGGAATTGCTCATCGAGACTTAAAATCCAAGAACATCCTGGTGAAGAAAAATGGCATGTGCGCCATAGCAGACCTGGGCCTGGCCGTCCGCCATGATGCGGTCACTGACACCATTGACATTGCCCCAAATCAGAGGGTGGGAACCAAACG ATACATGGCCCCCGAAGTGCTCGATGAAACCATTAACATGAAGCACTTTGACTCCTTCAAATGTGCTGATATCTATGCCCTCGGGCTCGTATACTGGGAGATTGCTCGGAGATGCAATTCTGGAG gaGTCCATGAAGAATATCAGCTGCCATATTACGACTTAGTGCCCTCTGACCCTTCCATTGAGGAAATGCGGAAGGTCGTGTGTGACCAGAAGCTACGTCCCAACATCCCCAACTGGTGGCAGAGCTATGAG GCGCTGCGGGTGATGGGGAAGATGATGCGGGAGTGCTGGTACGCCAACGGCGCGGCCCGCCTGACCGCCCTGCGCATTAAGAAGACCCTGTCTCAGCTCAGCGTGCAGGAAGATGTGAAGATCTAA
- the ACVR1B gene encoding activin receptor type-1B isoform X5 → MEDPSCEMCLSKDKTLQDLVYDLSTSGSGSGLPLFVQRTVARTIVLQEIIGKGRFGEVWRGRWRGGDVAVKIFSSREERSWFREAEIYQTVMLRHENILGFIAADNKDNGTWTQLWLVSDYHEHGSLFDYLNRYTVTIEGMIKLALSAASGLAHLHMEIVGTQGKPGIAHRDLKSKNILVKKNGMCAIADLGLAVRHDAVTDTIDIAPNQRVGTKRYMAPEVLDETINMKHFDSFKCADIYALGLVYWEIARRCNSGGVHEEYQLPYYDLVPSDPSIEEMRKVVCDQKLRPNIPNWWQSYEALRVMGKMMRECWYANGAARLTALRIKKTLSQLSVQEDVKI, encoded by the exons ATGGAAGATCCCTCGTGTGAGATGTGTCTCTCCAAAGACAAGACGCTCCAGGATCTTGTCTACGATCTCTCCACATCAGGGTCTGGCTCAG GGTTGCCCCTGTTCGTCCAGCGCACCGTGGCCCGAACCATCGTTTTACAGGAGATTATTGGCAAGGGCCGATTTGGGGAAGTGTGGCGCGGCCGCTGGAGGGGTGGTGATGTGGCTGTGAAGATTTTCTCTTCTCGTGAAGAACGGTCTTGGTTCCGGGAAGCAGAGATATACCAGACGGTCATGCTGCGCCACGAAAACATCCTTGGATTTATTGCTGCTGACAATAAAG ATAATGGCACCTGGACACAGCTGTGGCTCGTCTCAGACTACCATGAGCATGGCTCCCTGTTTGATTATCTTAACCGATACACGGTGACGATCGAGGGGATGATTAAGCTGGCCTTGTCTGCGGCTAGCGGGCTAGCACACCTGCACATGGAGATCGTGGGTACCCAAG GGAAGCCTGGAATTGCTCATCGAGACTTAAAATCCAAGAACATCCTGGTGAAGAAAAATGGCATGTGCGCCATAGCAGACCTGGGCCTGGCCGTCCGCCATGATGCGGTCACTGACACCATTGACATTGCCCCAAATCAGAGGGTGGGAACCAAACG ATACATGGCCCCCGAAGTGCTCGATGAAACCATTAACATGAAGCACTTTGACTCCTTCAAATGTGCTGATATCTATGCCCTCGGGCTCGTATACTGGGAGATTGCTCGGAGATGCAATTCTGGAG gaGTCCATGAAGAATATCAGCTGCCATATTACGACTTAGTGCCCTCTGACCCTTCCATTGAGGAAATGCGGAAGGTCGTGTGTGACCAGAAGCTACGTCCCAACATCCCCAACTGGTGGCAGAGCTATGAG GCGCTGCGGGTGATGGGGAAGATGATGCGGGAGTGCTGGTACGCCAACGGCGCGGCCCGCCTGACCGCCCTGCGCATTAAGAAGACCCTGTCTCAGCTCAGCGTGCAGGAAGATGTGAAGATCTAA
- the ACVR1B gene encoding activin receptor type-1B isoform X2, producing the protein MAESAGASSFLPLVVLLLAGGGGPGPRGIQALQCACTSCLQANYTCETDGACMVSIFNLDGMEHHVRTCIPKVELVPAGKPFYCLSSEDLRNTHCCYTDFCNKIDLRVPSGEWTPLLDYWLILERVYHNRQRLDMEDPSCEMCLSKDKTLQDLVYDLSTSGSGSGLPLFVQRTVARTIVLQEIIGKGRFGEVWRGRWRGGDVAVKIFSSREERSWFREAEIYQTVMLRHENILGFIAADNKDNGTWTQLWLVSDYHEHGSLFDYLNRYTVTIEGMIKLALSAASGLAHLHMEIVGTQGKPGIAHRDLKSKNILVKKNGMCAIADLGLAVRHDAVTDTIDIAPNQRVGTKRYMAPEVLDETINMKHFDSFKCADIYALGLVYWEIARRCNSGGVHEEYQLPYYDLVPSDPSIEEMRKVVCDQKLRPNIPNWWQSYEALRVMGKMMRECWYANGAARLTALRIKKTLSQLSVQEDVKI; encoded by the exons CTCTGCAGTGTGCGTGTACCAGCTGCCTCCAGGCCAACTACACGTGTGAAACAGATGGGGCCTGCATGGTTTCCATTTTCAACCTGGATGGGATGGAGCACCACGTGCGCACCTGCATCCCCAAAGTGGAGCTGGTCCCCGCTGGGAAGCCCTTCTACTGTCTGAGCTCTGAGGATCTCCGCAACACCCACTGCTGCTATACTGACTTCTGTAACAAGATCGACCTGAGGGTGCCCAGTGGTGAGTGGACACCCTTGTTGGACTATTGGCTCATCCTGGAG CGTGTCTATCACAACCGCCAGAGACTGGACATGGAAGATCCCTCGTGTGAGATGTGTCTCTCCAAAGACAAGACGCTCCAGGATCTTGTCTACGATCTCTCCACATCAGGGTCTGGCTCAG GGTTGCCCCTGTTCGTCCAGCGCACCGTGGCCCGAACCATCGTTTTACAGGAGATTATTGGCAAGGGCCGATTTGGGGAAGTGTGGCGCGGCCGCTGGAGGGGTGGTGATGTGGCTGTGAAGATTTTCTCTTCTCGTGAAGAACGGTCTTGGTTCCGGGAAGCAGAGATATACCAGACGGTCATGCTGCGCCACGAAAACATCCTTGGATTTATTGCTGCTGACAATAAAG ATAATGGCACCTGGACACAGCTGTGGCTCGTCTCAGACTACCATGAGCATGGCTCCCTGTTTGATTATCTTAACCGATACACGGTGACGATCGAGGGGATGATTAAGCTGGCCTTGTCTGCGGCTAGCGGGCTAGCACACCTGCACATGGAGATCGTGGGTACCCAAG GGAAGCCTGGAATTGCTCATCGAGACTTAAAATCCAAGAACATCCTGGTGAAGAAAAATGGCATGTGCGCCATAGCAGACCTGGGCCTGGCCGTCCGCCATGATGCGGTCACTGACACCATTGACATTGCCCCAAATCAGAGGGTGGGAACCAAACG ATACATGGCCCCCGAAGTGCTCGATGAAACCATTAACATGAAGCACTTTGACTCCTTCAAATGTGCTGATATCTATGCCCTCGGGCTCGTATACTGGGAGATTGCTCGGAGATGCAATTCTGGAG gaGTCCATGAAGAATATCAGCTGCCATATTACGACTTAGTGCCCTCTGACCCTTCCATTGAGGAAATGCGGAAGGTCGTGTGTGACCAGAAGCTACGTCCCAACATCCCCAACTGGTGGCAGAGCTATGAG GCGCTGCGGGTGATGGGGAAGATGATGCGGGAGTGCTGGTACGCCAACGGCGCGGCCCGCCTGACCGCCCTGCGCATTAAGAAGACCCTGTCTCAGCTCAGCGTGCAGGAAGATGTGAAGATCTAA
- the ACVR1B gene encoding activin receptor type-1B isoform X4, whose product MWGPVELVGIIAGPVFLLFLIIIIVFLVINYHQRVYHNRQRLDMEDPSCEMCLSKDKTLQDLVYDLSTSGSGSGLPLFVQRTVARTIVLQEIIGKGRFGEVWRGRWRGGDVAVKIFSSREERSWFREAEIYQTVMLRHENILGFIAADNKDNGTWTQLWLVSDYHEHGSLFDYLNRYTVTIEGMIKLALSAASGLAHLHMEIVGTQGKPGIAHRDLKSKNILVKKNGMCAIADLGLAVRHDAVTDTIDIAPNQRVGTKRYMAPEVLDETINMKHFDSFKCADIYALGLVYWEIARRCNSGGVHEEYQLPYYDLVPSDPSIEEMRKVVCDQKLRPNIPNWWQSYEALRVMGKMMRECWYANGAARLTALRIKKTLSQLSVQEDVKI is encoded by the exons ATGTGGGGCCCCGTGGAGCTGGTAGGCATTATTGCTGGCCCAGTGTTCCTCCTGtttctcatcatcatcattgttttCCTTGTCATTAACTATCATCAGCGTGTCTATCACAACCGCCAGAGACTGGACATGGAAGATCCCTCGTGTGAGATGTGTCTCTCCAAAGACAAGACGCTCCAGGATCTTGTCTACGATCTCTCCACATCAGGGTCTGGCTCAG GGTTGCCCCTGTTCGTCCAGCGCACCGTGGCCCGAACCATCGTTTTACAGGAGATTATTGGCAAGGGCCGATTTGGGGAAGTGTGGCGCGGCCGCTGGAGGGGTGGTGATGTGGCTGTGAAGATTTTCTCTTCTCGTGAAGAACGGTCTTGGTTCCGGGAAGCAGAGATATACCAGACGGTCATGCTGCGCCACGAAAACATCCTTGGATTTATTGCTGCTGACAATAAAG ATAATGGCACCTGGACACAGCTGTGGCTCGTCTCAGACTACCATGAGCATGGCTCCCTGTTTGATTATCTTAACCGATACACGGTGACGATCGAGGGGATGATTAAGCTGGCCTTGTCTGCGGCTAGCGGGCTAGCACACCTGCACATGGAGATCGTGGGTACCCAAG GGAAGCCTGGAATTGCTCATCGAGACTTAAAATCCAAGAACATCCTGGTGAAGAAAAATGGCATGTGCGCCATAGCAGACCTGGGCCTGGCCGTCCGCCATGATGCGGTCACTGACACCATTGACATTGCCCCAAATCAGAGGGTGGGAACCAAACG ATACATGGCCCCCGAAGTGCTCGATGAAACCATTAACATGAAGCACTTTGACTCCTTCAAATGTGCTGATATCTATGCCCTCGGGCTCGTATACTGGGAGATTGCTCGGAGATGCAATTCTGGAG gaGTCCATGAAGAATATCAGCTGCCATATTACGACTTAGTGCCCTCTGACCCTTCCATTGAGGAAATGCGGAAGGTCGTGTGTGACCAGAAGCTACGTCCCAACATCCCCAACTGGTGGCAGAGCTATGAG GCGCTGCGGGTGATGGGGAAGATGATGCGGGAGTGCTGGTACGCCAACGGCGCGGCCCGCCTGACCGCCCTGCGCATTAAGAAGACCCTGTCTCAGCTCAGCGTGCAGGAAGATGTGAAGATCTAA
- the ACVR1B gene encoding activin receptor type-1B isoform X1 — protein sequence MAESAGASSFLPLVVLLLAGGGGPGPRGIQALQCACTSCLQANYTCETDGACMVSIFNLDGMEHHVRTCIPKVELVPAGKPFYCLSSEDLRNTHCCYTDFCNKIDLRVPSGHLKESEHPSMWGPVELVGIIAGPVFLLFLIIIIVFLVINYHQRVYHNRQRLDMEDPSCEMCLSKDKTLQDLVYDLSTSGSGSGLPLFVQRTVARTIVLQEIIGKGRFGEVWRGRWRGGDVAVKIFSSREERSWFREAEIYQTVMLRHENILGFIAADNKDNGTWTQLWLVSDYHEHGSLFDYLNRYTVTIEGMIKLALSAASGLAHLHMEIVGTQGKPGIAHRDLKSKNILVKKNGMCAIADLGLAVRHDAVTDTIDIAPNQRVGTKRYMAPEVLDETINMKHFDSFKCADIYALGLVYWEIARRCNSGGVHEEYQLPYYDLVPSDPSIEEMRKVVCDQKLRPNIPNWWQSYEALRVMGKMMRECWYANGAARLTALRIKKTLSQLSVQEDVKI from the exons CTCTGCAGTGTGCGTGTACCAGCTGCCTCCAGGCCAACTACACGTGTGAAACAGATGGGGCCTGCATGGTTTCCATTTTCAACCTGGATGGGATGGAGCACCACGTGCGCACCTGCATCCCCAAAGTGGAGCTGGTCCCCGCTGGGAAGCCCTTCTACTGTCTGAGCTCTGAGGATCTCCGCAACACCCACTGCTGCTATACTGACTTCTGTAACAAGATCGACCTGAGGGTGCCCAGTG GTCACCTCAAGGAGTCTGAGCACCCTTCCATGTGGGGCCCCGTGGAGCTGGTAGGCATTATTGCTGGCCCAGTGTTCCTCCTGtttctcatcatcatcattgttttCCTTGTCATTAACTATCATCAGCGTGTCTATCACAACCGCCAGAGACTGGACATGGAAGATCCCTCGTGTGAGATGTGTCTCTCCAAAGACAAGACGCTCCAGGATCTTGTCTACGATCTCTCCACATCAGGGTCTGGCTCAG GGTTGCCCCTGTTCGTCCAGCGCACCGTGGCCCGAACCATCGTTTTACAGGAGATTATTGGCAAGGGCCGATTTGGGGAAGTGTGGCGCGGCCGCTGGAGGGGTGGTGATGTGGCTGTGAAGATTTTCTCTTCTCGTGAAGAACGGTCTTGGTTCCGGGAAGCAGAGATATACCAGACGGTCATGCTGCGCCACGAAAACATCCTTGGATTTATTGCTGCTGACAATAAAG ATAATGGCACCTGGACACAGCTGTGGCTCGTCTCAGACTACCATGAGCATGGCTCCCTGTTTGATTATCTTAACCGATACACGGTGACGATCGAGGGGATGATTAAGCTGGCCTTGTCTGCGGCTAGCGGGCTAGCACACCTGCACATGGAGATCGTGGGTACCCAAG GGAAGCCTGGAATTGCTCATCGAGACTTAAAATCCAAGAACATCCTGGTGAAGAAAAATGGCATGTGCGCCATAGCAGACCTGGGCCTGGCCGTCCGCCATGATGCGGTCACTGACACCATTGACATTGCCCCAAATCAGAGGGTGGGAACCAAACG ATACATGGCCCCCGAAGTGCTCGATGAAACCATTAACATGAAGCACTTTGACTCCTTCAAATGTGCTGATATCTATGCCCTCGGGCTCGTATACTGGGAGATTGCTCGGAGATGCAATTCTGGAG gaGTCCATGAAGAATATCAGCTGCCATATTACGACTTAGTGCCCTCTGACCCTTCCATTGAGGAAATGCGGAAGGTCGTGTGTGACCAGAAGCTACGTCCCAACATCCCCAACTGGTGGCAGAGCTATGAG GCGCTGCGGGTGATGGGGAAGATGATGCGGGAGTGCTGGTACGCCAACGGCGCGGCCCGCCTGACCGCCCTGCGCATTAAGAAGACCCTGTCTCAGCTCAGCGTGCAGGAAGATGTGAAGATCTAA